Proteins encoded in a region of the Paenibacillus wynnii genome:
- a CDS encoding aminoglycoside phosphotransferase family protein: MSNHVTGIPHQKTWKKLEPVLKGWSSDLKYEVESGDGQRLLLRLSAIEQFDARQAEYNRVKVINQLDFAMSRAIDFGLCNEGRNTYMLLTWVEGLPLEECLLSLPVTQQYQLGVQAGQILKQIHSIPPPAKHSDWEQQLRTKVLSRVEKYESCPYRVPGDETAIAFVKKNIGQLSNMGEVYRHGDYHIGNLLYTDQGQIGVIDFNRCDSGDYVEEFYKLQSFDREWSIPFARGKIDGYFEGAPPDEFWTRQALYVAYSSLFSIVWAIPFGASEVEGMIDRCKVAFEDYEYFKRVIPRWYAEGSEDPYNH; this comes from the coding sequence TTGAGCAACCACGTAACGGGAATTCCCCATCAAAAAACATGGAAGAAGCTAGAACCGGTGCTTAAAGGCTGGTCAAGTGATCTGAAATATGAGGTCGAGAGCGGGGACGGTCAAAGGCTGCTCTTGAGGCTTTCCGCTATAGAACAATTTGACGCGAGGCAGGCGGAGTATAACAGGGTTAAGGTTATCAATCAGCTTGATTTTGCGATGTCGCGGGCTATCGATTTTGGTCTATGCAACGAGGGCAGGAATACGTATATGCTGCTTACATGGGTAGAAGGGCTTCCGCTGGAGGAATGCCTGTTGTCCTTACCTGTAACACAGCAGTATCAGTTGGGGGTTCAGGCCGGTCAGATTTTAAAACAAATACATTCCATCCCGCCCCCGGCTAAACATTCCGATTGGGAGCAACAATTGCGCACCAAAGTTCTCTCCCGTGTGGAGAAGTACGAAAGCTGTCCGTACCGGGTACCGGGGGATGAGACTGCCATTGCTTTTGTCAAAAAGAATATCGGACAACTCAGCAATATGGGGGAGGTCTACCGCCATGGAGATTACCACATAGGGAATTTGCTGTACACCGATCAAGGGCAAATTGGAGTTATTGATTTCAACCGCTGTGATAGTGGTGATTATGTAGAAGAGTTCTATAAGCTGCAGTCCTTCGACCGGGAGTGGAGTATTCCTTTTGCGAGAGGTAAAATCGACGGGTATTTCGAAGGCGCTCCCCCTGACGAGTTCTGGACCAGACAAGCGCTTTATGTGGCGTATTCTTCACTCTTTTCCATCGTATGGGCGATTCCGTTCGGAGCTTCTGAAGTCGAGGGCATGATAGATAGATGCAAAGTAGCCTTTGAAGATTATGAATATTTTAAAAGAGTCATTCCACGCTGGTATGCAGAGGGTTCAGAGGATCCATACAACCACTAA
- a CDS encoding MFS transporter: MNPNWKKNIVLFLASQTISLFGSSLVQYAILWYITLNTQSGVMMTISIICGFLPTFFLSPFAGVWADRYNRKMLIILSDSIIAISTLILAILFLMGFDAMWLLFVASALRALGAGVQTPAVGAFIPQLVPEDQLTKVSGANGSIQALVMLLSPMLSGALLTVASIEAIFFIDVITAIIAIVTLLLFLHVPVHAKAAQEQALSYISDLRQGFAYIKSHPFIRTFFIFCAFFFILAAPVAFLTPLQVTRSFGNDIWRLTAIEIAFSIGMMSGGLIMASWGGFRNRVHTMTLSSLAIGAGTFALGLIPVFWIYLLVMGLVGLVMPMFNTPSTVMLQEKVDPDFLGRVFGVLGMISSSMMPLGMLVFGPMADFIKIEWMLIGTGALLFIQGFFLLGSKVLIEAGKPASKLKGEGAES, from the coding sequence ATGAATCCGAACTGGAAAAAGAATATTGTGCTATTTCTCGCCAGCCAGACCATATCCTTATTTGGCTCCTCATTGGTTCAGTATGCCATACTTTGGTATATTACCTTAAATACGCAATCCGGTGTCATGATGACGATTTCCATTATATGTGGATTTTTACCGACGTTTTTCCTGTCTCCGTTTGCGGGAGTGTGGGCAGACCGCTATAACCGTAAAATGCTCATTATTTTATCGGATTCCATCATTGCCATATCCACGTTAATTCTGGCGATATTGTTCCTGATGGGCTTCGATGCCATGTGGCTGCTTTTTGTAGCTTCTGCCTTGCGCGCGCTCGGTGCCGGAGTCCAAACGCCGGCTGTAGGCGCCTTTATTCCGCAGCTTGTCCCAGAGGATCAACTAACGAAGGTAAGCGGTGCCAACGGTAGTATTCAGGCGCTGGTGATGCTGTTATCCCCGATGCTGAGCGGCGCATTGCTTACGGTGGCATCCATTGAGGCCATATTTTTTATCGATGTAATTACAGCAATTATTGCTATTGTGACATTGTTATTATTCCTTCACGTACCGGTTCATGCTAAGGCAGCTCAGGAGCAGGCTTTAAGTTATATAAGTGACCTTCGGCAAGGCTTTGCCTATATTAAGAGTCATCCCTTTATCAGAACCTTCTTTATCTTCTGTGCGTTTTTCTTTATTCTCGCTGCACCTGTTGCTTTTCTAACTCCGCTGCAGGTTACACGATCATTTGGGAATGATATTTGGCGGCTTACGGCCATTGAGATTGCTTTTTCCATAGGGATGATGAGCGGCGGGCTGATTATGGCCTCTTGGGGTGGATTCCGCAATAGAGTGCATACCATGACACTTTCTAGTCTGGCTATTGGGGCAGGGACTTTTGCGCTTGGACTTATTCCTGTCTTCTGGATCTATCTGTTAGTCATGGGTTTAGTGGGTCTGGTGATGCCGATGTTCAATACTCCCTCTACGGTTATGCTGCAAGAGAAGGTTGATCCTGACTTTCTGGGCAGAGTATTCGGGGTGCTGGGGATGATTTCTAGCTCAATGATGCCGTTGGGTATGCTGGTGTTTGGTCCTATGGCCGACTTTATCAAAATCGAATGGATGCTTATCGGAACGGGAGCACTGCTCTTTATACAAGGATTTTTTCTATTGGGCAGCAAGGTACTTATAGAGGCTGGAAAACCCGCTTCCAAGCTGAAAGGAGAGGGAGCTGAATCTTGA
- a CDS encoding ABC transporter permease, whose product MKIGNQLMKLFLAQLKTMFREKQVWFWNLFFPVILMVVFMIIFGGGDSTDFKAKVALVKPQSNAAADSFEAGLRKVPVFEWKTDQAVSSEQADTWIKDKDVDAVIILPESEEAGDIKLIVNTENENNATSQAVRGILQQYVQQASFAAAGVVPAFQLQSSVVSGGNEDLSSADFLLTGMIALSIAQAGLFGMVDMVELRRTGLLKRLRLTPMRMGLFGVGGMMVRFILSVVQIILLSLIGVFGFGANLHMDIPTLIVAFFVGVLAFNALGYLFSSFSKSIESYMGMANIASFLMMFLSGIFFATSGLPDWLKPVTQVIPLTYFVEGMRDGMVYGSGFLTATFWRGMGILALWGAGAFALGAFIYRKGKVEAR is encoded by the coding sequence ATGAAGATTGGCAACCAGCTGATGAAGCTGTTCCTGGCACAACTGAAGACAATGTTTCGGGAGAAGCAGGTGTGGTTCTGGAATTTATTTTTCCCGGTTATTCTGATGGTGGTATTCATGATTATTTTCGGAGGTGGAGACAGCACCGACTTCAAGGCAAAAGTGGCGCTGGTGAAGCCGCAGTCGAATGCCGCTGCCGACTCGTTCGAAGCTGGACTTAGAAAAGTACCCGTGTTCGAATGGAAGACGGATCAAGCCGTCAGCAGTGAACAAGCAGATACATGGATTAAGGATAAAGATGTGGATGCAGTCATCATTCTTCCTGAGAGTGAAGAGGCCGGTGATATTAAGCTAATCGTTAATACCGAGAATGAGAATAATGCCACATCTCAGGCCGTCAGGGGAATATTGCAGCAATATGTCCAGCAAGCCAGCTTTGCTGCCGCAGGGGTAGTACCTGCTTTTCAACTTCAGTCTTCTGTAGTATCCGGAGGCAATGAGGACTTAAGCAGCGCAGACTTTTTATTAACCGGAATGATTGCCCTTTCCATTGCTCAAGCGGGGCTATTCGGCATGGTTGATATGGTTGAGCTGCGCAGAACAGGCCTGCTTAAGCGTCTTCGTCTGACCCCAATGCGTATGGGACTTTTTGGAGTTGGGGGGATGATGGTCCGTTTTATACTGAGCGTTGTGCAAATTATACTCTTAAGTTTAATTGGGGTATTCGGGTTCGGAGCGAATCTTCATATGGATATTCCAACGTTAATCGTAGCTTTTTTTGTAGGCGTTCTAGCGTTTAACGCACTGGGGTACTTATTCTCTTCGTTCAGTAAATCTATCGAGTCATACATGGGTATGGCCAATATCGCCAGTTTTTTGATGATGTTCCTAAGCGGAATCTTCTTCGCAACCAGCGGATTACCGGACTGGCTTAAGCCTGTTACTCAGGTGATTCCGCTTACCTATTTTGTGGAAGGCATGCGGGACGGAATGGTATACGGTTCCGGATTTCTTACCGCTACCTTCTGGAGGGGAATGGGAATATTAGCGCTATGGGGCGCAGGAGCATTTGCACTGGGTGCGTTTATCTACCGAAAAGGCAAGGTGGAGGCACGTTGA
- a CDS encoding ABC transporter ATP-binding protein has translation MSVLTVTNLRKSYGTVKAVEDISFTVEAGEVFTIIGPNGAGKTTTLEMIEGLQEPDAGTISINGLTWKKDESEIKTLIGVQPQSGALFELLTAEENLDLFASFYPRSRKTSEVLEMINLTEHRDKRVKSLSGGQRQRLAIGLAMINDPRVIFLDEPTTGLDPQARRNIWDIILKLKALGTTIILTTHYMEEAEKLSDRVCIVDQGHIISLDTPAALISRLTQEREMRLSFHDGEEAASQTEKAIQSQPDIVRMERDGANLTLWSVKPEQSLYDLLGFTKERGYRVGHVSIREMSLEDVFIAFTGKEWRD, from the coding sequence ATGTCTGTGCTAACAGTAACAAATTTAAGGAAGTCGTACGGGACAGTGAAGGCCGTGGAGGATATCAGCTTTACGGTAGAAGCTGGAGAGGTTTTTACTATTATTGGACCTAATGGAGCGGGAAAAACAACAACGCTGGAGATGATTGAAGGATTACAGGAGCCGGATGCAGGGACTATTTCAATAAACGGGCTGACCTGGAAAAAGGATGAGAGTGAAATCAAAACCTTGATTGGTGTACAGCCGCAATCGGGAGCATTATTCGAATTGCTGACCGCTGAAGAAAATCTGGATTTATTTGCTTCCTTTTATCCTAGGTCAAGGAAAACCAGCGAAGTGCTGGAGATGATTAACTTGACGGAACATCGAGACAAACGCGTGAAGTCACTCTCTGGCGGACAACGGCAGCGGTTGGCAATTGGTCTGGCGATGATTAACGATCCGCGGGTTATTTTCTTGGATGAGCCGACAACAGGCTTAGATCCCCAAGCACGCCGCAATATATGGGACATCATCTTGAAGCTCAAGGCACTCGGCACCACTATTATATTGACTACGCATTACATGGAAGAGGCTGAGAAGCTGAGCGATCGCGTCTGCATTGTAGACCAAGGACATATTATCAGTCTGGACACACCAGCTGCCTTAATCAGCAGATTGACTCAGGAACGTGAGATGCGACTGTCGTTCCACGATGGAGAGGAAGCAGCCAGTCAAACCGAGAAGGCCATCCAAAGTCAGCCTGATATCGTTCGTATGGAACGGGATGGAGCCAATTTGACCTTATGGTCGGTGAAGCCGGAGCAATCATTATATGACTTACTCGGGTTTACCAAGGAGCGAGGCTACCGAGTAGGGCATGTATCCATTCGCGAGATGAGCCTAGAAGACGTCTTTATTGCCTTTACGGGCAAAGAATGGAGGGACTGA